The genomic region TAGTTATAATCCTTAAAAATGAAGAAGTTCTTATTTATAAAGCACCTTTTTTACCGCCTTGACTACATCCTCAGCATTAGGCAAGAACTCTTTCAAGAGCTCAGCAGAATAAGGCGCTGGCGTATCCGTAGTGGTAATGCGCTGTACAGGAGCATCTAAATAATCAAAGATATGCTCTTGCACTTGATACGTAATTTCCGAAGAAACACTCGCAAAAGGCCACGCCTCTTCCAAGATCACCAAGCGGTTCGTCTTCTTCACAGAGTTGAACACAGTCTCAAAATCCAGAGGACGTACAGTGCGCAAGTCAATCACCTCACATTCAATACCTTCCTTAGCTAAATCCTCAGCAGCTTTAAGCGCTTCTTTGATAATCTTACCAAACGACACGATAGTCACATCGCTACCCGCACGCTTGATATCTGCCACCCCGATAGGGATAGTGTACTCTTCCTCAGGCACTTCACCTTTGTCACCGTACATCTGTTCCGACTCCATAAAAATCACTGGGTCGTTATCGCGAATAGCCGACTTGAGCAAGCCCTTAGCATCGTACGGCGTCGAAGGCACAATCACCTTAAGACCAGGACAATTAGCGTACCAGTTCTCAAAAGCCTGTGAGTGTGTAGCTGCCAACTGACCCGCAGAGGCTGTCGGACCACGGAACACAATCGGAATATCAAATTGCCCACCCGACATCTGGCGCATCTTAGCCGCGTTATTGATAATCTGGTCAATAGCCACCAGCGAAAAGTTAAACGTCATAAACTCCACTATAGGGCGACAACCATTCATCGCAGCCCCTACTGAAATACCCGCAAAGCCCGACTCAGCAATAGGCGTATCAATAATACGCTTCGGACCAAACTCATCAAGCATCCCCTTAGAGGCCTTATAAGCCCCATTGTATTCAGCAACCTCCTCACCTATTAAGTAAATAGACTCGTCGCGGCGCATTTCCTCGCTCATTGCCTCGCAAACAGCTTCTCTAAATTGTATCGTTCTCATCTCTTATTATGAAATATTTATCTCTTTGTGTTTTTAATTTGAAAGCACAAAGGTACACATATTTATCAAAATAACTACATTTTTAAACATTATTTTTATGAAAAATTACACAATTTACTGTCTATCAATGTATTAAAATTGATAAAAAACGAACCTTACACCGCCATACAAGCCATTTTTCACCTATTTTCTCCACAGAAAAACCCCTCCCATAGCGATACAGCCCCCTAAAAGAAAAAATTACCATCCGAACCACTATCGAACCTCCTTCGAAGGACGATCGAACCATTACCGAAGCACAAAGCCATAAAACCCGAATTTCTCAAAACTACCTAACAGCTTCTTTGTAGAAAAATTCACTATAAAACAAACATTCCTCAGCTTTCTGACAAGGAAATTCTGAGGTCTTACCCCCTCTCTAAAGACGTTCCTCACAGCTCCCATTCCCCTTCTAAAATAAAAAATAAACCCTCAGTGCTTTGTAATTCGCCCTTTATTCTTACCTTTGCACTATGATTCAAAAAAATATAAACATACTCAACAAGCGCGCCAAGTTTGAATACGAGATACTTAGCAAGTACACTGCGGGTATTGTGCTGGCAGGTACCGAGATAAAATCCATCCGACAGGGCAAAGCCTCCATCGCCGAAAGCTTCTGTGAGTTCAACGATCGTGGTGAGCTCTACGCTATCAACACCACCATTGAGGAGTACGCCTTTGGCACACATTACAACCATCGCCCCAAAAGCGAACGCAAACTCCTACTGCAAAAGCGCGAGTTGCGAAAGCTCAACAAGGAAGTGCGCAACACGGGGCTCACCATAGTGCCCCTGCGCCTCTACATCAACGAGAAAGGTTTAGCCAAGATGGAAATAGCCTTAGTACGTGGTAAAAAACTATATGACAAGCGCGAAACCATTAAGGACCGCGACAACAAGCGCAACTTAGACCGTATTAAAAAACTAAAAGGATAACTATGTACGTAGATTTTAACGAATTACCAGAGAACGCTCGCGTGTGGATTTACCAAAGCCCTCGCAGCTTCACCCCCACCGAACAAGAAGAAATAGCCGATAAGCTACAAGACTATCTCGATGAGTGGACAGCCCACGGAAGCCAGCTCTTGGCTTCATTCCAGTTGCGTTACAACCGCTTCATCATCATAGGCGCTAACCAAGACGTACACGCCGTTTCAGGCTGCTCACTCGACGCCTTAGTGCGCTTCATACAGCAGCTCGGCGCCGAATACAACGTCGACCTACTCGACCGTATGAACGTTAGCTACCGCCAAGGTGAACACATCGCCTACAAGCCCCTCACCGACTTCAAAAAGATGGTAAAAGACAAAGCTGTATCGGCACAAACCATCGTATTCAACAACTTAGTAAACGACAAATCAGAGTACGAGCAATACTGGGAAGTGCCTATGGCAGAAAGCTGGCACAACCGATTTTTATAAATAGAAACACATAAACGACAGCGGGGAGGTTTCATGAGTGAAGCCTCCCTGCTATTATTTAAGTCGTAATAAGCTCTATTTCACAAATAAATATCCCTTGTCGATCTTTACATCACCATTGAGTTGATAGCGGATCACATAAAAATAAGTCCCTGAAGGCACGTAAGCACTGTGTGAGATAACACCACTGACATTAGCTTTTCCTCTAAAGAAAGCCCCGTGCTCGCCATAGTGGTCAGAAGAGTACACCTTTATG from Capnocytophaga haemolytica harbors:
- a CDS encoding pyruvate dehydrogenase complex E1 component subunit beta; translated protein: MRTIQFREAVCEAMSEEMRRDESIYLIGEEVAEYNGAYKASKGMLDEFGPKRIIDTPIAESGFAGISVGAAMNGCRPIVEFMTFNFSLVAIDQIINNAAKMRQMSGGQFDIPIVFRGPTASAGQLAATHSQAFENWYANCPGLKVIVPSTPYDAKGLLKSAIRDNDPVIFMESEQMYGDKGEVPEEEYTIPIGVADIKRAGSDVTIVSFGKIIKEALKAAEDLAKEGIECEVIDLRTVRPLDFETVFNSVKKTNRLVILEEAWPFASVSSEITYQVQEHIFDYLDAPVQRITTTDTPAPYSAELLKEFLPNAEDVVKAVKKVLYK
- the smpB gene encoding SsrA-binding protein SmpB, whose amino-acid sequence is MIQKNINILNKRAKFEYEILSKYTAGIVLAGTEIKSIRQGKASIAESFCEFNDRGELYAINTTIEEYAFGTHYNHRPKSERKLLLQKRELRKLNKEVRNTGLTIVPLRLYINEKGLAKMEIALVRGKKLYDKRETIKDRDNKRNLDRIKKLKG
- a CDS encoding ABC transporter ATPase, with protein sequence MYVDFNELPENARVWIYQSPRSFTPTEQEEIADKLQDYLDEWTAHGSQLLASFQLRYNRFIIIGANQDVHAVSGCSLDALVRFIQQLGAEYNVDLLDRMNVSYRQGEHIAYKPLTDFKKMVKDKAVSAQTIVFNNLVNDKSEYEQYWEVPMAESWHNRFL